GCGCCGGACGAGGGCGCGATCCGCGTGGGCGCGGCCACGCTCTCCACTCCGGCCGGGGTCGTCCCGCCCGAGCGGCGGGGCATGGGGATGGTGTTCCAGAACTACGCCATCTGGCCCCACAAGACGGTGTACCAGAACGTCGCCTTCGGCCTCGAGGCCCGCAAGGTCGGCAAGGGCGAGATCCGGGCGCGGGTCGCGCGAATTCTCGAGTCGGTCAACCTCTCGGGGCTCGACCAGCGCTATCCGAGCCAGCTCAGCGGCGGCCAGCAGCAGCGCGTGGCCCTGGCCCGCAGCCTCGTGGTCGAGCCGGGCATCCTGCTCCTCGACGAGCCGCTCTCGAACCTCGATGCCAAGCTCCGCGAGCGGATGCGCTGGGAGCTGAAGGATCTCCAGCGGCGCACCGGGATCACCTTCGTCTACGTCACCCACGACCAGTCGGAGGCCATGGCGTTGTCCGACCGGATCGCGGTGATGCACCAGGGCGAGGTGATGCAGCTCGGCGGGCCCCGCGAGGTGTACACGCGCCCGGCCAACAAGACGGTCGCGGACTTCATGGGTCTGGTGAACCTGATTCCCGGTCGGGTGATCCGGGCCGCCGGCGACGAAAGCCTCGTGGCGGTGGGCGGTAGCCATCCGATCGGCCTCGCGCTGCCCCCGGGCACGGCCGAGGGACAGACCGTGCAGGTCGCCGTTCGTCCCGAGAGCCTCCATCTCATCGCGCTGGCTCCGGGTTCGACG
This Candidatus Methylomirabilota bacterium DNA region includes the following protein-coding sequences:
- a CDS encoding ABC transporter ATP-binding protein, which translates into the protein MAGIQIERVTKRFGAVTAVRDLSLEIRDREFVTLLGPSGCGKTTLLRLIAGFMAPDEGAIRVGAATLSTPAGVVPPERRGMGMVFQNYAIWPHKTVYQNVAFGLEARKVGKGEIRARVARILESVNLSGLDQRYPSQLSGGQQQRVALARSLVVEPGILLLDEPLSNLDAKLRERMRWELKDLQRRTGITFVYVTHDQSEAMALSDRIAVMHQGEVMQLGGPREVYTRPANKTVADFMGLVNLIPGRVIRAAGDESLVAVGGSHPIGLALPPGTAEGQTVQVAVRPESLHLIALAPGSTAEAPGTIPGKVADVTFLGNVIDCHVTLDDGSRVRVQIDPGRTLDVGQRVGVRFDSQVTSVFSA